The following is a genomic window from Streptomyces lincolnensis.
CCTCGCCATGCGGCGGTGGCCCGAGATCTTCCGTTCGGTGGTGGACGACCGCCCGGTCCGCTACGAGGTCGCCGTCTCCGCGGCATGCGGTTCCGACGTGCCCGGCCATCAGTGCGACTTCCGCCTGCCCGAGGAAGTGCTCGCCCTCGGGGCGGATCCGGACCTCGCGGCCCGGCGGTTCACGCTGCACCGCGAGGTCGGCGCCTCCGGGCGCACCGGGGAGGTCCCCCAGGGGCTGCCGCAGCTCTTCGCCGAGGTGTCCCGGTTCCGGTTCCACATCCTGCCGGTGGCCCTCTACGGCGATCTGTCCTTCCTCGCGGCGACTTCGCTCGCCAACTGCGAACTGGCCAGCCGCTATCTGGTGCAGCGGGCGAACGAAGACGGATACGAGGCCCGACGCAGCTTCGGGCTGCTGCTGTCCAGTCCGTACTCACTGCATCACTTCTGGCCCGAGGTCCGACTCGACGGTGTCTGGACCGCCTTCGATCCGTACATGATCCTCAGTCTTGAGCGGTGGGAGGTGCTGAAGCCCTCCGAGGTCTCGGCCACCCAGGTCCTCAACTCGGCTGTCTTCCGCATCGCCGAGGACTGGATCGAACTCGTCGAGGACGCCGGGCGTCCCGCGCCGGTGTCCCTGCTCACCCGCCGCCGGCCGCTGGACGACGGTGCCGTGAGCGCTCCCGGCCCCGCCGACGGGACGGCCTCATGAAGGAGCCCGGGAGCGACATCACCGTCTTCGGGACCTGCCCGCCCTCCGTGCAGGAGCACGGCCCGGACTATCTGGAACGGGTACGGGACGTGGCGCGCTGGAGCGATCGCGCCGGTTACGAAGGGCTTCTGGTCTACACCGACAACCGGTCGGTGGACCCCTGGCTGGTGGCCCAGACCATCATCCAGGCGACCACGCACCTGGCTCCGCTGGTCGCCGTCCAGGCGGCGTACATGCATCCGTTCACCGCCGCGAAGCTGGTCGCCGGTCTGGCCCATCTGCACCGACGCCGGGTTCATCTGAACATCGTCGCCGGCGGGTTCACGGGAGATCTGGAGGCGATGGGCGAGGCCCTGCCCCACGACGCCCGCTACGACCGTGCCGTCGAGTACGCGTCGATCATGAAGCAACTGCTCGGCTCCCGGGAACCGGTGACCTTCGACGGCGCCTACTACTCCGTGGCCGGACTGCGCCTGCCGACCGTGCCCTCCCGGGAACTGGGCTCCCGGTTCCTGGTGTCCGGCTCCTCCCCGGCCGGGATGGCCGCCGCCCGGGCCCTCTCGGCGACCGCCATCGTCTACCCGGAGCAACCGGAGAAGCAGGCCCCCGCCGATCCCTCGATCGCCCAGGGCCTGCGCATCGGGGTGATCACCCGCCCGACGTCGGCCGAGGCGTGGGACGTGGCCCTCGCGCGCTTCCCGGAGAACCGGGCCGGACGGATCAACCATCGGCTCGCCATGGCGCACTCCGATTCCCAATGGCATCAGCAGCTCTCGCAGGCGACCGAGCAGCACGGCACGTACTGGATGCGGCCTTTCAAGAACTACAAGACTTTCTGCCCGTACTTCGTCGGTGACTACGCCACCGTCGGGCACGAGATCGGACGCTACGTCGAACTCGGCTACACGACCTTCATTCTGGACACTCCGGCGGAGGAGCGGGATCTGGAGCACACCGCCGTCGCCCTGGACATTGCGCGGAATCGTTTCAGGGAGCGCGTGTGAGAACTCTGCTCATCGACAATTACGACTCCTTCTCCTACAACCTCGCCCACTATCTCGGCGAGATCAACGGAACCGAGCCGACGGTCATCCGCAACGACGAGCCCGGGTGGCGTACGGAACACCTCGACGGGTTCGACAACGTTGTTGTCTCTCCCGGCCCGGGAACACCGCATGTTCCGGCCGACTTCGGTGTGTGTCGCGACGTCATCGCGACGGGCCGGATCCCGCTGCTCGGTGTCTGTCTCGGACACCAGGGCATCGCGACGCTCGGCGGCGGGTCGATAGCGCTCGCCCCGGAACCCCGGCACGGCCGCAAGTCCCCCGTTCTCCACGACGGCACGGGGTTGTTCGCCGGCATACCGTCGCCGCAGGAGGTCGTGCGCTACCACTCGTGGGCGGTCGACCACCTCTCGGACGAACTCGAGGCACTGGCCTGGACGCCCGACGGGATACTGATGGCGCTGCGGCATCGCGAGCGCCCCCAGTGGGGGGTGCAGTTCCATCCCGAGTCCATCGCGACGGAGCACGGGCACCGGCTGCTGGCCAACTTCGGGGAACTGAGCGGTGAATGGAATCTGCGGCACGGCAGGCGCGCCCGCTCGCGGCGCCCGCGGTCGGCCGTACCGGGCGGCTCGGACGTCAAGAGGCGAGTGAAGTACCGCCTGTTGGTCGAGGAGTTTCCCACGACGTGCGACGCGGAGCAGGTCTACGAGACCCTCTTCCTCGGCCACTCCTTCGCGTTCTGGCTGGACAGCAGCCGTCCCGATCCACGTCTGGGCCGCTTCTCGGTGATGGGAGCGGCCGAGGGCCCCCTCTCGGAGGTGGTCACGGCCGACGTCTTCGACGGCACGGTCACCGTCCGCTCGGGACAGCGCACCCACACGGAAGTCCGGCCGCTCCTGGACTGGTTGGACGATCGTCTGCGCACCGCCGAGGTCGTCGGTGGCGGCGAGCTGCCCTTCGACTTCCGCGGCGGCTGGGTCGGCTATCTGGGCTACGAACTCAAGGCCCAGTGCGGCGGCCGCCTGCGCCACCGCTCCGAGCACCCGGACGCGTCGTTGCTGTTCGCGGACCGGTGTGTGGTCTTCGACCACAGCACCGCCACGACCTACCTCCTTGCCCTGCACACCGGGGACGAGGCGCCGGCGCGGAGCTGGCTCGCGGCCACCCGCGCTCGTATCCGGGCCGCGGCCGGTGCTCCTCGCTCCTCGACGGCGGAACAGGAGCGGGTCGCGGCCCCCGTGGAGCTGCGCCACGACCGCGGCACCTACCTGGAGCTCATCGAGTCCTGCCAGCGCGCCATCGCCGCAGGCGAGAGCTACGAGATCTGTCTGACCAACATGCTCGACGCGGAGTGCACGCTGGACGTGTGGTCCGCCTACACCTCGCTGCGCCGGGACAATCCGGCTCCGTTCGCGGCACTGCTCCGCCTGGGCGACCTGTCCGTCCTGAGCACCTCCCCCGAGCGCTTCCTGCGTGTCGACGGCCGGCGGCGCGTGGAGGCCAGGCCGATCAAGGGCACGCGCCCCCGTGGCCGTTCGCCCGAGGAGGACCGGGAACTCCGGCAGGATCTGGCCCGCTGCGAGAAGGACCAGGCCGAGAACCTCATGATCGTCGACCTGCTGCGCAATGACCTCGCCCAGGTCGCGACGACCGGTTCGGTGGCCGTCCCGGAGCTGTTCGCCGTCGAGACCTATGCGACCGTCCACCAGTTGATCAGCACCGTGACGGCCCGGCTGCGCCCCGATCGCAGCGCGGTCGACTGCGTCCGTGCGGCCTTCCCCGGCGGCTCGATGACCGGAGCGCCGAAGCTGCGCACCATGGAGATCATCGACCAGTTGGAGAACGGGCCCCGCGGTATCTACTCCGGTGCGATCGGCTACTTCTCGCTGTCCGGAAGCGTCGACCTGAGCATCGCCATCCGCACGCTCGTGGCGCAGCCCGGTCGCGTCGGTTACGGGGTCGGTGGCGCGATCGTGGCCATGTCCGACCCGGTCGCGGAGTTCGAGGAGACGGCTGTCAAGGCCACTCCTCTGCTCTCCCTGCTCGGCGTGGGTTTCCCGGAACGCGACACGGCGAAGGCGACGAGCGATGGCTGAGCCCGCTCGTTCCGTCCGTCCCGCTCGTTCCGCTCGTGGCGACGGCAGGCTCCGTCTCGGCGCCGACAACCGTCACGTGGGGCGTGGTTCAGGAGTTCGCCGACCGACGCTTCGTCGCCCCTTCCTGCCCTGGGGGACGCCATGATGCTCTACCACTGGTTCGACGCTTCGGTCGCCCGGTACGGCCCCCGGACAGCCGTCGAGATCGACGGCGTGCGTTTCAGCTACCGGCACCTCGCCGACATGGCGGAGTCCCTCGCGGCACGTATCCGCCAGGAGTCGGAGACGGTTCCCCGGCGGATCGGTCTCCTGGCCGAGCGCAGCGTGATGGCCTACGCGGGTTACCTCGCCATCCAGCGCCTGGGCAGGTCCGTCGTCCCGCTCAACCCGGGTTTCCCACAGGCGCGGACGCGGTACATGCTGGCGGCGTCCGGAACCGGTCTGGTGCTGGCCGACCCGCGACTGGCTGCTCCGCAAGTCGACGGGATCCGTGTGCTGGCCGTGGACCCGACGCTGCTTCAGGGAGAGCCACCGGCTCCGGTGCCGCCACTGCCGGACGTACCCGAGGCAGAGGCGTACCTGCTGTTCACCTCCGGCTCGACGGGCACGCCCAAGGGGGTTCCGATCCGTCAGGGCAACGTCTCCGCGTTCCTGGAGACGGTCCGGGACAGGTACGGTCTCGCCCCCGGTGCCCGGTGCTCACAGTGCTTCGACCTGACCTTCGACCTGTCCGTGTTCGACCTTTTCGCGGTCTGGTCCGCGGGAGCCACCCTGGTCGTGCCGAGCCGGAACGACCTGCTGCGGCCGGTCCGCTTCATCGCCGACAACGCCCTCACCCACTGGTTCTCGGTGCCGTCGGCGATCAGCAGGGCGCAGGCCGGCGGAAGGCTGCTGCCGGACAGCATGCCCTCACTGCGACACAGCCTGTTCTGCGGTGAACCACTCACCTCGCAGCAGGCCCGGGCCTGGAAAGCGGGCGCGCCCGAGAGCACGCTGACCAATCTCTACGGGCCCACCGAACTCACCATCAGCTGTAGCGACTTCACCCTGCCCCAGGATCCCGGGGACTGGCCGGTCACGCCCAACGGCGTCCTGCCGATCGGCCTGCCCTATCCGGGGCTCGAACACGCCGTACTCGACGAATCGGGGCTCCCGGCCGCGGACGGCGAGCTGTGTGTCCGGGGGCCGCAGCGCTTCGACGGATATCTGGACCCGGAGGCGAACCACGGACGGTTCCACCCCGCGCCCACCGTGGTGGGCGAAACGGCAGTCCCGCGGGACCACTGGTACCGCACCGGGGACCGGGTGACCACACGCGACGGCACCCTGACCTTCCTCGGACGGACCGACCAGCAGGTGAAGATCAACGGCTACCGAGTGGAGCTCGGCGAGATCGAGGCGGCGCTGCGCTCCCTGACCGGCGTCACCGACGCCGTCGTCGTGGCCGTACCCGACACCGCTGACGTGCTGGGACTGTATGCCGTCTGCCTGGCCCCGGACAGCGACCCGGTCCATGTGCGCGCCGAACTCGTCCGCGCCCTTCCGGGCTACATGGTGCCCAGGCGAGTGCTCACCGTCGGCCGGCTTCCCTGCAACAGCAACGGCAAGGTCGACCGCCGAGCCGTGACAGACCTCGTCCGGACCGCACTCGAACGACCGGCGGCCCCACTGCCCAGGGAAGGGATGACTCTTTCATGATCACCGAATCGGCCGTCGTGGCGGAGGACGGATCCGGCGCCGGCATCGTCGTCGGTCTCATCGGCGCTGCGCCGTTCCGCGCGGCTGGATGCGCGGCGTGCGGAGAACGGAGCCGGACATCGTGATGTCGGCACGGGATCTGAGCGACCGCTTGTGCGGGGCGGGTTCGGGCGGTCCGCTGTGGGGCGACGAGAGTCCGGTGTGGGTCGACGAGACGGACACCGTCGACCGGCGGGCACTGCACGAGGAGGTCGGCCGATGCCACGACCTGCTCGTGGCGCGCGGTGTGCGGCCCGGCGACTGTGTCGCGGTGCAACTCCTGCCCGGCGCCACCTTGTTCGCGCTGCTCCTGGCGATCTGGAGGTTGGACGCTCGCGCGATGCTGTTGGACCACCGGCTGACCGAGGCCGAGACCGGCTCGCTGACACGGCTGTGCCCACCGGCGTTCCACGTGCGTGCCCCGGCCGGGACGACCCACTTCACCGGCTGGTCCGAGCTGCTGGTCGAACCGGGGACCGGGGCGCTCCCCCTTCCGGAACAGGTGTGCCTCGTGCAGTTCACCTCCGGATCGACCGGGCAGTCCAAGGTGGTGGGACGGTCGGCGGCGTCGCTGGACGCGGAGATCGACCGGTATGCCGCCATCGACGCCATGCCGGGCACGGACGACCGGCTTCTCCTGCTGTGCTCGCCGATCCACACCTGGGGCCTGGTCGGCGGGATCCTGTACGGGCTGGCGGTGGGGATGCCCGTCCTCCTTCCTTCCGCGCAGCACGGTGGCGCGCTCGCCCGTGCGGCGGCGGCGCTCGAACCGACGGCGATCTTCGGGGTGACGACGCACTTCGACCTGCTCGGGAAGACGGCGGATCTTCCCCGGTTGCCGCGGCTGCGCGTCGCCACCAGCGCGGGGATGATCACCAGCCCGGCCGTCGCCGAGCGGTTCCGGGCGGCGAGCGGGTGCCGGCTGGGCCAGGTGTACGGCTCGACCGAGGCCGGCGTGGTGACCGCCGATCTCGCCGGCCGGTTCCCCGCGCCGTCCGTCGGCCGGCCCGCCCCCGGCATCACCGTCCGAGCGACCGGCGGTGAGTTGTACGTCCGGCTCGACGAGACCCCCTACCTCGTCGACGACGGCGTGGCCCGGTTCTCCGATGGCTGGCTGCGGACCTTCGACCGCGCGGCGATCGACGAGGCGAGCGGCGCGGTCACCATCCTCGGCCGTGCGGACTCCGTCGTCGCGATCGGCGGCATCAAGATCGATCTGATGGAGATCGAGCAAGCGCTTCAGGAGCACCCCGACGTCGCCCACGCGGTCGTGACCTTCGGAAGCGTGATCGAGGCTCATGTGGCGGCCCGCAACGGGCTCACGGACCGGGCGCTCGCGGCGTGGAGCCGGGAACGGCTGAACCCCCTGAAGGCCCCGAAGCGGTACTACCTGCAAGAAAAACTCATCGAGACACCGACCGGAAAGGTTGTCCGTGACCGAGCCCAGCTCCTCTCCGCATTCCACGACCGCAGAACAGCAGCCGTCGACGCAGACCAAGGCGATCAGTAGGGAGGAGATCCTCGACATCCTGGCCTCTCTGGAGGACGCCGGCCTGCCGGAGACGATCGACGACGACACCCTGCTGGTCATCGATTCCTTCGCCACGGTCTGGCTCCAGCACCTGCTGGAGGAACGTCACGGCATCGTGGTGACGCTCAGCGGCGAGACAGCCGATGTCGACTCCGTGAGCAGCCTGCACGCCCTCGTCAACCGCAAGCTGGGCGTGGGGGCCCCATGACCACGGAGGTCTACGTCAGCGGCTTCGGCGTGTTCAGCGCCTTCGGCCTGGGACCGACGGCCCTCTTCGACGGTGCCTTCTCCGGTTCGCCGGCGTTCCGCCCGGTCACCCGCTTCGACGTCTCCCGCTGCCGCACCGACCGGGCGGCCACGTACCAGGAGTCAGAGGTGGACTTCCCGGACGCCGGGCCCGGCGTGGGGACCGTCGATGTGGCGAGCGCGTGCGGACGGCAGGCGCTCGACATGGCCGGCTGGCGCGACCCGGCACAGCTTCCCCTCATCCTGGCGACCAAGCTGCGAGCGCCCTCCGTGGAACCGGAGCCACCGGCCGAGACCACCGAGCGGGTGGCCGACCGGCTCGGTCTGGGGAAGCCGAGGCGCACCTTCGTCAACGCCTGCTGCGCCGCGACGAACGCGATCATCCACGGAGCGCAGCTGGTCCGGGCCGGTGTCACCTCGGCGGTGCTGGCGGGCGGAGCGTTTCTGGTCGACCGGCAGGCGTTCAGCCTCTTCGACGCCGCGCAGGCACTGGCCGCCGACGGGCAGGTGCGCCCGTTCGACCAGGACCGTCAAGGTGTGCTGCTCGGTGACGGCGGTGCGATGCTGCTGCTGGAGTCGGGGGACAGTATTCGCGCGCGCGGGGCCCAGCCCCTGGCCCGGCTCGCCGGCTGGGCCATGACCGACGACGCCTTCCACGTGGCGAAACCCCACGCACAGGGCGCCGGAGTCGCCGCGGCCGTCACCCAGGCCCTGCACCGTTCCGGTATCGGCCCCGGCCAACTCACCTATGTCAACGCCCACGGCACCGGCACCCCCCTCAACGACGCCTCCGAGGCCGCTGGACTGCACGCCGCACTCGGCCCGCACACGGAGAAGGTGTACGTCAGCGGGACGAAGAGCACGACGGGCCACGCGCTGGAGGCCAGCGGCGCCCTGGAGTCCGTCATCACGCTGCTGGCGATCCGCTCCTCGGTGCTGCCGCCGACCGCGGCGCTGAGCCGGCCGGACACCCACCACCCGCTGCGACATGTCAGCGCACCGGAACCGGTCGAGGTGCCCTATGCGCTGAGCCTCAACTCCTCGGTGGGC
Proteins encoded in this region:
- a CDS encoding class I adenylate-forming enzyme family protein; this translates as MRRTEPDIVMSARDLSDRLCGAGSGGPLWGDESPVWVDETDTVDRRALHEEVGRCHDLLVARGVRPGDCVAVQLLPGATLFALLLAIWRLDARAMLLDHRLTEAETGSLTRLCPPAFHVRAPAGTTHFTGWSELLVEPGTGALPLPEQVCLVQFTSGSTGQSKVVGRSAASLDAEIDRYAAIDAMPGTDDRLLLLCSPIHTWGLVGGILYGLAVGMPVLLPSAQHGGALARAAAALEPTAIFGVTTHFDLLGKTADLPRLPRLRVATSAGMITSPAVAERFRAASGCRLGQVYGSTEAGVVTADLAGRFPAPSVGRPAPGITVRATGGELYVRLDETPYLVDDGVARFSDGWLRTFDRAAIDEASGAVTILGRADSVVAIGGIKIDLMEIEQALQEHPDVAHAVVTFGSVIEAHVAARNGLTDRALAAWSRERLNPLKAPKRYYLQEKLIETPTGKVVRDRAQLLSAFHDRRTAAVDADQGDQ
- a CDS encoding beta-ketoacyl synthase N-terminal-like domain-containing protein, which codes for MTTEVYVSGFGVFSAFGLGPTALFDGAFSGSPAFRPVTRFDVSRCRTDRAATYQESEVDFPDAGPGVGTVDVASACGRQALDMAGWRDPAQLPLILATKLRAPSVEPEPPAETTERVADRLGLGKPRRTFVNACCAATNAIIHGAQLVRAGVTSAVLAGGAFLVDRQAFSLFDAAQALAADGQVRPFDQDRQGVLLGDGGAMLLLESGDSIRARGAQPLARLAGWAMTDDAFHVAKPHAQGAGVAAAVTQALHRSGIGPGQLTYVNAHGTGTPLNDASEAAGLHAALGPHTEKVYVSGTKSTTGHALEASGALESVITLLAIRSSVLPPTAALSRPDTHHPLRHVSAPEPVEVPYALSLNSSVGGVNAAILLAAT
- the pabB gene encoding aminodeoxychorismate synthase component I yields the protein MRTLLIDNYDSFSYNLAHYLGEINGTEPTVIRNDEPGWRTEHLDGFDNVVVSPGPGTPHVPADFGVCRDVIATGRIPLLGVCLGHQGIATLGGGSIALAPEPRHGRKSPVLHDGTGLFAGIPSPQEVVRYHSWAVDHLSDELEALAWTPDGILMALRHRERPQWGVQFHPESIATEHGHRLLANFGELSGEWNLRHGRRARSRRPRSAVPGGSDVKRRVKYRLLVEEFPTTCDAEQVYETLFLGHSFAFWLDSSRPDPRLGRFSVMGAAEGPLSEVVTADVFDGTVTVRSGQRTHTEVRPLLDWLDDRLRTAEVVGGGELPFDFRGGWVGYLGYELKAQCGGRLRHRSEHPDASLLFADRCVVFDHSTATTYLLALHTGDEAPARSWLAATRARIRAAAGAPRSSTAEQERVAAPVELRHDRGTYLELIESCQRAIAAGESYEICLTNMLDAECTLDVWSAYTSLRRDNPAPFAALLRLGDLSVLSTSPERFLRVDGRRRVEARPIKGTRPRGRSPEEDRELRQDLARCEKDQAENLMIVDLLRNDLAQVATTGSVAVPELFAVETYATVHQLISTVTARLRPDRSAVDCVRAAFPGGSMTGAPKLRTMEIIDQLENGPRGIYSGAIGYFSLSGSVDLSIAIRTLVAQPGRVGYGVGGAIVAMSDPVAEFEETAVKATPLLSLLGVGFPERDTAKATSDG
- a CDS encoding LLM class flavin-dependent oxidoreductase codes for the protein MKEPGSDITVFGTCPPSVQEHGPDYLERVRDVARWSDRAGYEGLLVYTDNRSVDPWLVAQTIIQATTHLAPLVAVQAAYMHPFTAAKLVAGLAHLHRRRVHLNIVAGGFTGDLEAMGEALPHDARYDRAVEYASIMKQLLGSREPVTFDGAYYSVAGLRLPTVPSRELGSRFLVSGSSPAGMAAARALSATAIVYPEQPEKQAPADPSIAQGLRIGVITRPTSAEAWDVALARFPENRAGRINHRLAMAHSDSQWHQQLSQATEQHGTYWMRPFKNYKTFCPYFVGDYATVGHEIGRYVELGYTTFILDTPAEERDLEHTAVALDIARNRFRERV
- a CDS encoding amino acid adenylation domain-containing protein; the encoded protein is MMLYHWFDASVARYGPRTAVEIDGVRFSYRHLADMAESLAARIRQESETVPRRIGLLAERSVMAYAGYLAIQRLGRSVVPLNPGFPQARTRYMLAASGTGLVLADPRLAAPQVDGIRVLAVDPTLLQGEPPAPVPPLPDVPEAEAYLLFTSGSTGTPKGVPIRQGNVSAFLETVRDRYGLAPGARCSQCFDLTFDLSVFDLFAVWSAGATLVVPSRNDLLRPVRFIADNALTHWFSVPSAISRAQAGGRLLPDSMPSLRHSLFCGEPLTSQQARAWKAGAPESTLTNLYGPTELTISCSDFTLPQDPGDWPVTPNGVLPIGLPYPGLEHAVLDESGLPAADGELCVRGPQRFDGYLDPEANHGRFHPAPTVVGETAVPRDHWYRTGDRVTTRDGTLTFLGRTDQQVKINGYRVELGEIEAALRSLTGVTDAVVVAVPDTADVLGLYAVCLAPDSDPVHVRAELVRALPGYMVPRRVLTVGRLPCNSNGKVDRRAVTDLVRTALERPAAPLPREGMTLS